The following are from one region of the Bradyrhizobium septentrionale genome:
- a CDS encoding response regulator: MSDPVTIIMIEDDEGHARLIERNIRRSGVNNEIVPFTNGTEAINYLFGKDGSAVERKGQALLILLDLNLPDTSGIDILRRVKENKYLKATPVVVLTTTDDSQEIKRCYELGCNVYITKPVNYESFANAIRQLGLFFSVIQVPPASI, from the coding sequence ATGAGCGATCCAGTCACCATCATCATGATCGAGGACGACGAGGGCCATGCCCGCCTGATTGAGCGCAATATCCGGCGCTCAGGTGTCAACAATGAGATCGTCCCGTTCACCAACGGTACAGAGGCCATCAACTACCTGTTCGGCAAGGATGGCAGCGCGGTCGAGCGCAAGGGCCAAGCCCTGCTCATCCTGCTTGATCTCAATCTGCCTGACACGAGCGGCATCGATATTCTGCGGCGGGTCAAGGAGAACAAGTATCTCAAGGCGACGCCGGTGGTCGTGCTGACCACGACCGACGACTCCCAGGAGATCAAGCGTTGCTACGAACTCGGTTGCAACGTCTACATCACCAAGCCGGTGAACTACGAAAGCTTTGCCAACGCCATTCGCCAGCTTGGCCTGTTCTTTTCCGTGATTCAGGTGCCACCTGCTTCGATATGA
- a CDS encoding sensor histidine kinase, with translation MTPVSRRRSTLQILLLSAGFFVLVAISVASVILVNKAREDNAWVVHTVEVESQVANLLVDIRRAESATRAYLLTSAPQYLAEYQSAAAGIPSALNHLQMMTVDNPAQVANAAKLKAAVEQRLAEFALSIERVKNNDTATSIDILRKGTPSDAVEAIARIGRDLRTEEDRLLAMRTSTADRTQVLASSVTIAGSCMVLALAALSLVLLRQSSRARNEAEARLRDSNVNLETIVDERTADLREANEEIQRFAYIVSHDLRSPLVNIMGFTSELEELRGDIFKRIATLNRTASLAPAMEDATDVAEPELEGSDKQLSDDFNESLGFIKSSIAKMDRLISAILNLTREGRREFKPERIDLRELIDGIVKTVAHQAVEANATVKVGALPNLVSDRLALEQIFSNLIDNALKYLRNGVPGEISIEGRTKLGFAIFEVTDNGRGIDPKDHQRIFDLFRRAGTQDKPGQGIGLAHVRALVRRLGGTMSVASELHNGSTFTVTLPINWSGKHRDKES, from the coding sequence GTGACACCGGTTTCACGACGCAGGTCCACGCTGCAGATCCTGCTGCTTTCGGCGGGATTTTTCGTGCTGGTCGCGATCAGCGTGGCTTCAGTCATCCTCGTCAATAAGGCGCGCGAGGACAACGCCTGGGTGGTCCACACCGTCGAGGTCGAAAGCCAGGTCGCCAACCTGCTGGTCGACATCAGGCGCGCGGAAAGTGCGACCAGGGCTTATCTGCTAACGTCGGCACCACAGTACCTGGCCGAGTACCAGTCCGCTGCAGCGGGAATACCGTCCGCGCTCAATCATCTCCAGATGATGACCGTCGACAATCCGGCGCAGGTCGCCAATGCCGCGAAGCTCAAGGCCGCGGTCGAGCAACGGCTGGCCGAGTTCGCGCTCAGCATCGAGCGCGTCAAGAACAACGACACCGCGACCAGCATCGACATCCTGCGCAAGGGAACACCGAGCGATGCGGTGGAGGCGATCGCCAGGATCGGCCGCGACTTGCGCACCGAGGAGGATCGCTTGCTGGCGATGCGCACCTCGACCGCAGACAGGACCCAGGTGCTGGCCTCCTCCGTCACGATCGCAGGCTCCTGCATGGTGCTGGCACTCGCCGCCCTCTCGCTCGTGCTGCTGCGGCAATCCTCGCGGGCCCGTAACGAGGCCGAGGCCAGGCTGCGCGACAGCAACGTCAATCTTGAAACCATCGTCGACGAGCGCACCGCGGACCTGCGCGAGGCCAACGAGGAGATCCAGCGCTTCGCCTACATCGTCAGCCATGATTTGCGTTCGCCGCTGGTCAACATCATGGGATTCACCAGCGAGCTGGAGGAATTGCGCGGCGACATCTTCAAGCGCATCGCCACGCTCAATCGCACCGCGTCGCTGGCGCCGGCGATGGAAGACGCCACCGACGTGGCCGAGCCCGAGCTCGAAGGTTCCGACAAGCAGCTATCCGACGATTTCAATGAGTCGCTCGGCTTCATCAAATCGTCGATCGCCAAGATGGACCGCCTGATCAGTGCGATCCTCAACCTCACCCGCGAGGGCCGCCGCGAGTTCAAGCCCGAACGGATCGATCTTCGCGAGTTGATCGACGGCATCGTCAAGACGGTCGCTCACCAGGCTGTCGAGGCCAATGCCACCGTCAAGGTCGGCGCGCTGCCCAACCTCGTCAGCGACCGCCTCGCGCTGGAGCAGATCTTCTCCAACCTGATCGACAACGCGCTCAAGTACCTCAGGAACGGTGTCCCCGGCGAGATCTCGATCGAGGGCCGCACCAAGCTGGGCTTCGCGATCTTCGAGGTCACCGACAACGGCCGCGGCATCGATCCGAAGGATCATCAGCGCATTTTCGACCTGTTCCGCCGCGCCGGAACCCAGGACAAGCCCGGTCAGGGCATCGGACTTGCCCATGTCCGCGCACTTGTGCGCAGACTGGGCGGCACCATGTCGGTAGCATCGGAACTTCACAACGGCAGCACGTTCACCGTGACACTGCCTATCAATTGGTCAGGCAAGCACCGGGATAAAGAATCATGA